The following proteins are encoded in a genomic region of Arachis ipaensis cultivar K30076 chromosome B02, Araip1.1, whole genome shotgun sequence:
- the LOC110269262 gene encoding B3 domain-containing protein At1g05920-like, protein METHKAKLRCQWLQCRPRSSSSGKNKLKEPLVDSDDSSNEVPFSSKRKAATAFGYCHGMREGANEEEKRMMNIKKTKIDCFIQNKQFDFNDDELEVVDILFNLPGNFLERVNLKTSSSAANSTASADQEQVSKEDSKMTVSSMDSHSKKETKKPVNTERNSPSAVNSGPSAYQERVSNKNSKKVISSVDSRSKKESKKPINQEPSELPQNFKNLISDMGGSRITLLIQKTLYQSDLDPQQNRLSIPSQQVKDKDFLLPTELESLEEKNGIKVKLIQPSLEITELTLIKWFMHKGPGSKKVSISYILRSNWVKVAKANNLEKNDVVQVWSFRVDEKLCMAIVKL, encoded by the coding sequence ATGGAAACGCACAAAGCCAAACTACGCTGCCAATGGTTACAATGCAGACCACGTTCTTCATCCAGCGGCAAGAACAAACTGAAAGAACCTCTCGTGGATTCTGATGATTCTTCCAATGAGGTGCCGTTCTCAAGCAAGAGGAAGGCAGCAACCGCTTTTGGTTACTGTCACGGAATGAGAGAAGGGGCTAACGAGGAGGAGAAGAGGATGATGAATatcaagaaaacaaaaatagaCTGTTTTATTCAAAATAAACAGTTTGATTTCAATGATGATGAACTTGAAGTTGTTGATATTCTCTTTAACCTCCCCGGGAACTTCTTAGAGAGAGTTAATTTAAAGACTTCAAGCAGTGCTGCGAATTCAACTGCCAGTGCTGACCAAGAACAGGTTTCAAAGGAGGATTCCAAGATGACCGTTAGCTCAATGGATTCTCAttccaagaaagaaacaaagaaaccaGTCAACACAGAAAGAAACAGCCCCAGTGCCGTGAATTCAGGTCCCAGTGCCTATCAAGAACGGGTTTCAAACAAGAATTCCAAGAAGGTCATTAGCTCAGTGGATTCTCGGTCCAAGAAAGAATCAAAGAAACCAATTAACCAAGAACCCTCTGAATTGCCACAAAATTTCAAGAACCTGATCAGTGATATGGGTGGCAGCAGGATCACTCTGCTTATCCAGAAAACTCTCTATCAATCGGATTTGGATCCGCAACAAAATCGGCTTTCGATTCCGTCACAGCAGGTCAAGGACAAAGATTTCTTGCTTCCTACGGAACTAGAAAGTTTGGAGGAGAAAAACGGAATAAAAGTGAAATTGATCCAACCTTCCCTGGAAATCACCGAGTTGACTTTGATTAAGTGGTTCATGCACAAGGGCCCAGGGTCAAAGAAAGTAAGCATTTCCTATATTTTGAGATCAAATT